In a genomic window of Candidatus Palauibacter polyketidifaciens:
- a CDS encoding S9 family peptidase, with protein sequence MRETSEKSLHKIRMTKFALVLFALVLLAVSGTLSAGPLAGQGRFEPMDVFQIEYAADPRISPDGSQVVYVRTSMDIMRDAKKSELWIMNADGSDHRRVGVGGSPRWSPDGSRIAYTDDGQIHVRWMDTGEEATLTQLLESPRGLRWSPDGRYLAFNKLVPYPPPSLAPPPRPPAGAEWADPPIMEDRFKNRQDGVGYLDFGYDHIFIVPVEGGTPTQVTSGDFQHQSPAAWTPDGASLVFSSNRNEDWVHDYRNSELYIVSVATGEVRSLTDRPGPDRNPAVSPDGRQIAFVGYEDRTRTYQVSQLQVMNLDGSGRRVLTGDLDRGVSNPVWASDGSGVYFQYDDEGNSKVGFATLAGDLEVLAEDLGGTSYGRPYGGGSFSVANDGSFALNQTRPESPGEVAVGSRGGAVRRITSLNEDLLANRQLGEVEEIWWDSSFDGRPVQGWIVKPPDFDPDRRYPLILEIHGGPVSNYGDRFSAEMQLLAAAGYVVLYANPRGSTSYGEEFADLLYHNYPGQDYDDLISGVDAVIERGYIDEDNLFVTGGSAGGIMTAWIVGKTDRFRAAVSQKPVVNWISKTLTADNWYGYYHSRYEGLPWENPDAYWDYSPISLVGNVNTPTMIITGEEDLRTPLSESYQMFHALKLRGIDTAVIRLPGASHDMSRRPSQLMAKIANIVAWFDKYRAVAATS encoded by the coding sequence ATGCGCGAGACGAGCGAGAAGAGCCTTCACAAGATCCGAATGACGAAGTTCGCCCTGGTCCTGTTCGCCTTGGTCCTGCTCGCCGTCTCAGGCACGCTGAGCGCGGGTCCCCTGGCCGGGCAGGGCCGGTTCGAGCCGATGGACGTGTTCCAGATCGAATACGCCGCGGACCCGCGGATTTCGCCCGACGGCAGTCAGGTCGTCTATGTCCGCACGTCGATGGACATCATGCGGGACGCGAAGAAATCCGAGCTGTGGATCATGAATGCCGACGGGTCGGATCACCGGCGGGTGGGCGTGGGCGGTTCCCCGCGGTGGTCGCCCGACGGAAGCCGCATCGCGTACACGGACGACGGCCAGATCCACGTGCGCTGGATGGACACGGGCGAGGAGGCGACGCTCACGCAACTCCTCGAATCGCCGCGCGGGCTCCGCTGGTCGCCGGACGGGCGCTACCTCGCGTTCAACAAGCTCGTTCCCTACCCGCCGCCGAGCCTCGCCCCGCCGCCCAGGCCCCCCGCCGGGGCGGAGTGGGCCGATCCTCCCATCATGGAGGACCGCTTCAAGAACCGGCAGGACGGCGTCGGCTATCTCGACTTCGGCTACGACCACATCTTCATCGTCCCGGTCGAGGGCGGGACGCCCACACAGGTCACATCGGGCGACTTCCAGCACCAGAGCCCGGCCGCCTGGACCCCGGACGGCGCGAGCCTCGTCTTCTCGTCGAACCGGAATGAGGACTGGGTCCACGATTACCGGAACTCCGAACTCTACATCGTCTCGGTCGCGACCGGTGAAGTGCGTTCCCTCACCGACCGCCCCGGACCGGACCGGAATCCGGCCGTGTCTCCGGACGGACGACAGATCGCGTTCGTCGGCTACGAGGACCGCACGCGCACCTACCAGGTGAGCCAGCTGCAGGTGATGAACCTCGATGGGAGCGGGCGGCGCGTCCTCACCGGCGATCTCGACCGCGGCGTCTCCAACCCGGTGTGGGCTTCCGACGGGAGCGGGGTCTACTTCCAGTACGACGACGAGGGGAACTCCAAGGTCGGCTTCGCCACGCTCGCCGGCGATCTCGAGGTGCTGGCGGAGGACCTGGGAGGCACGTCCTACGGGCGTCCCTACGGCGGCGGCTCGTTCAGCGTGGCCAACGACGGGAGCTTCGCACTCAACCAGACGCGTCCCGAATCCCCGGGCGAGGTCGCCGTGGGCTCGAGAGGCGGAGCCGTGCGCCGCATCACGTCGCTCAACGAAGACCTGCTCGCGAACCGTCAACTGGGTGAAGTCGAGGAGATCTGGTGGGACTCGTCCTTCGACGGCCGTCCGGTTCAGGGGTGGATCGTGAAGCCGCCCGATTTCGATCCGGACCGGCGCTATCCCCTCATCCTGGAGATTCACGGCGGACCCGTCTCGAACTACGGAGACCGCTTCTCGGCGGAGATGCAGCTTCTCGCCGCGGCCGGCTACGTCGTCCTCTACGCGAACCCGCGCGGGAGCACGAGCTACGGCGAGGAGTTCGCGGACCTCCTCTATCACAACTATCCGGGGCAGGACTATGACGATCTCATCTCCGGCGTCGATGCCGTGATCGAGCGTGGGTATATCGACGAGGACAACCTCTTCGTCACCGGAGGGAGCGCCGGCGGCATCATGACGGCCTGGATCGTCGGCAAGACGGATCGCTTCCGGGCCGCGGTGTCCCAGAAGCCCGTCGTCAACTGGATCAGCAAGACGCTCACGGCGGACAACTGGTACGGCTACTACCACAGCCGCTACGAGGGGCTGCCGTGGGAGAACCCGGACGCGTACTGGGATTACTCTCCCATCTCGCTCGTGGGGAACGTGAACACGCCCACGATGATCATCACGGGGGAGGAGGACCTGCGAACGCCGCTGTCGGAGTCGTACCAGATGTTCCACGCGCTCAAGCTGCGCGGGATCGACACGGCCGTGATCCGGCTACCCGGCGCCTCGCACGACATGAGCCGCCGCCCGAGCCAGCTCATGGCCAAGATCGCGAACATCGTCGCCTGGTTCGACAAGTACCGCGCGGTGGCAGCGACGAGCTGA
- a CDS encoding amidohydrolase family protein, with protein sequence MIRLTAPCAAFLVTSAALAGGAFPLPLSGQEYDILIRNGRVIDGTGNPWFAADIAIAGDRIVRIGGLGDATARRVVDATGMYVSPGFIDLHSHADRAMTSEHLEARRAKSLNSQGLTTVIGGPDGRNQSWPLSAEIAALRELGHAMNFVPMVGHSTVRAEVMGNDYWRAATEDEIARMQALVREGMESGAWGLGAGVEYRPARYSTPEEVIALAGAVAPYDGFYVAHQRSEAAMPLWELPSTATEGPVDGNEGLAETVNIARETGIRVVASHHKARGRASFGRSGQDTLVVNRARAEGLEVYLDVYPYETFGGGARPMIPRWSLVHDTVDTSGGRDSPVYNRPGVFDDARAHLERRWADPELRGLIARDIEWIVDHNGGPDRVVVVGYPDSTWVGRTLEELGRTLDITYQEVVVHMALNGYPEVLGGAWTRGYGIHDSDVINYYRQDYTATASDAAVSGVEGVPEFASRPGAHPRHFGAFTRKIARYVKDLQAITLPFAVRSMTGLPARIIGLEDRGFLREGYRADLVVFDLERLRDRATVLEPDLFSEGVDYVMVNGVFTVDAGEFTNELPGEVILRPGNSAN encoded by the coding sequence ATGATTCGGCTTACCGCACCATGCGCCGCCTTCCTGGTCACGAGCGCCGCCCTCGCGGGAGGCGCCTTCCCCCTCCCGCTATCCGGGCAGGAGTACGACATCCTCATCCGGAACGGGCGCGTCATCGACGGCACCGGAAACCCGTGGTTCGCGGCGGACATCGCCATCGCCGGCGACCGGATCGTGCGGATCGGGGGGCTCGGCGACGCGACGGCGCGGCGGGTCGTGGACGCAACGGGGATGTACGTCTCGCCGGGGTTCATCGACCTGCACTCGCACGCCGACCGCGCCATGACCTCCGAGCACCTGGAGGCCCGGCGGGCGAAGAGCCTGAACAGCCAGGGGCTCACGACGGTCATCGGCGGGCCGGACGGCCGCAATCAGTCATGGCCGCTCAGCGCGGAGATCGCGGCTCTCCGCGAGCTGGGACACGCGATGAACTTCGTCCCCATGGTCGGCCACAGCACGGTGCGCGCCGAAGTGATGGGCAACGACTACTGGCGTGCGGCGACGGAGGACGAGATCGCCCGCATGCAGGCGCTCGTGCGCGAGGGAATGGAGTCGGGGGCGTGGGGGCTGGGCGCCGGCGTCGAGTACCGCCCCGCCCGCTACAGCACGCCGGAGGAGGTCATCGCCCTCGCCGGGGCCGTGGCCCCCTACGACGGCTTCTACGTCGCGCACCAGCGCAGCGAGGCGGCCATGCCGCTGTGGGAACTGCCGAGCACCGCGACGGAGGGGCCCGTGGACGGGAACGAGGGGCTGGCGGAGACCGTGAACATCGCCCGTGAAACGGGGATCCGCGTCGTGGCGAGCCACCACAAGGCGCGGGGCCGCGCCAGCTTCGGCCGCTCCGGGCAGGACACGCTGGTCGTGAACCGGGCGCGCGCGGAGGGGCTGGAAGTCTACCTCGACGTCTATCCCTACGAGACGTTCGGCGGGGGCGCGCGCCCCATGATCCCGCGCTGGAGCCTGGTGCACGACACCGTGGACACGAGCGGCGGGAGGGACAGCCCGGTCTACAACCGCCCGGGGGTGTTCGACGATGCCCGGGCGCACCTGGAGCGCCGCTGGGCGGACCCGGAACTCCGGGGCCTCATCGCCCGCGACATCGAGTGGATCGTCGACCACAACGGGGGGCCGGACCGCGTGGTCGTGGTGGGCTACCCGGACTCGACCTGGGTGGGGCGCACGCTGGAGGAACTGGGCCGCACCTTGGACATCACGTACCAGGAGGTCGTCGTCCACATGGCGCTCAACGGATACCCGGAGGTGCTCGGCGGAGCCTGGACGCGCGGTTACGGAATCCACGATTCGGACGTCATCAACTACTACCGGCAGGACTACACGGCCACGGCGTCGGACGCGGCCGTGAGCGGGGTCGAAGGCGTGCCCGAGTTCGCCTCGCGGCCCGGCGCGCACCCCCGCCATTTCGGCGCCTTCACGCGCAAGATCGCCCGCTACGTGAAGGACCTGCAGGCGATCACGCTTCCGTTCGCGGTCCGCTCGATGACGGGGCTGCCGGCGCGGATCATCGGGCTGGAGGACCGCGGCTTCCTCCGCGAAGGGTACCGGGCCGACCTCGTCGTCTTCGACCTCGAGCGGCTCCGGGACCGGGCCACCGTGCTGGAGCCGGACCTGTTCAGCGAGGGTGTCGACTACGTGATGGTCAACGGCGTGTTCACGGTGGACGCGGGCGAGTTCACCAACGAACTCCCCGGCGAGGTCATCCTCCGGCCCGGAAACTCCGCGAACTAG
- a CDS encoding type II toxin-antitoxin system prevent-host-death family antitoxin — MRRASVSEAKNALSGLLGDVRRGEAVLITHRGEPVARIEPCRPDDLGGDHEVADLVRRGVATPPRTPFDVERFLSVPAPRLAEGVSASDMIVAERAEGR, encoded by the coding sequence ATGAGACGAGCCAGCGTCAGCGAAGCGAAGAACGCACTCAGCGGGCTCCTGGGCGACGTCCGTCGCGGGGAAGCCGTGTTGATCACGCATCGCGGGGAGCCCGTGGCGCGAATCGAACCTTGCCGCCCGGACGACCTGGGCGGCGACCATGAAGTCGCGGACCTCGTACGCCGGGGCGTGGCGACCCCTCCCCGCACTCCCTTCGATGTCGAACGCTTCCTGAGTGTCCCCGCCCCGCGGCTCGCCGAAGGGGTGAGCGCCAGCGACATGATCGTGGCCGAGCGCGCCGAGGGCCGTTGA
- a CDS encoding type II toxin-antitoxin system VapC family toxin: MKYWDSSALVTLLVDEAGSAERRATIRDDPAIVTWWGSRVECASALNRLHREQHFEPGGLDRSLERLRRLAAGWIEVEPLEQVRNRAIRLLRLHPLRGADALQLAAALAAAAEDPQRLELVSSDHRLSNAARREGFKVL, from the coding sequence TTGAAATACTGGGATTCGTCAGCTCTCGTGACACTTCTCGTGGACGAGGCGGGCAGCGCCGAGCGCCGTGCCACGATCCGGGACGATCCGGCGATCGTTACGTGGTGGGGGAGCCGCGTCGAATGCGCGTCGGCCCTGAACCGTCTCCACCGGGAGCAGCATTTCGAACCCGGCGGGCTCGACCGGTCCCTGGAGCGGCTTCGGCGGTTGGCGGCCGGTTGGATAGAGGTCGAGCCTCTCGAACAGGTTCGCAACCGTGCGATCAGACTGCTTCGGCTTCACCCGCTGCGGGGGGCGGACGCGCTGCAGTTGGCGGCAGCCCTTGCCGCTGCGGCCGAAGATCCGCAGCGGCTCGAGCTGGTCAGCAGCGACCACCGCCTCTCCAACGCGGCAAGGCGGGAGGGGTTCAAGGTCCTTTGA
- a CDS encoding PQQ-dependent dehydrogenase, methanol/ethanol family, with protein MRTRFHALLLLAPVAACTADAPPPEPSAVRSASDVTDAVLEAARPDGNWLTYGGNYAEDRFSTLDEVTRDNVNELGLAWTYDIELRGGVEATPLVVGGVMYISSPWSVVHAIDTRTGERLWRHDPGVPRIRGRLACCDVVNRGVALYEGKVIVGTIDGRLVALDAETGDVVWETLTIDPNEAYTITGAVRVVQGLAIIGNGGAEYGVRGYVSAYDADDGELVWRTYTVPGNPADGFESETMEMAAETWSGEWWIAGGGGTAWDSIIYDPELDLLYIGTGNGSPWSRNHRSPGGGDNLFLASILALRPQTGEYVWHFQTTPGDHWDYTAVQPMTLADLEFDGRMRRVIMQAPKNGFFYVLDAETGEFLSGQEYIVQNWAEGLDLETGRPTERPEAVHAEVWTLITPAALGGHNWQPQSFNPETGLMYLPIQEGWVERSEPPDWVFTDLDIEDHSYGPAVRNLGMTSRYGARDDAGFLVAWDPKAQEARWTVPQLGYWNGGTMTTTTGLVFQGGGDGRFVAYDAETGDQLWDVSTGLGILGGPVTYLVDGRQHVSVAAGWGGARGRSGSPYGDAANYEQRGRVFTFVLGGTEPMPTPQRKRPANVPDLDLPADAESLERGADVYGQYCGICHGGGGGSEGAMPNLQRSTDIVHRNFEDIVLGGSREAQGMPSYEGLLDSEEVRAIQAYIVSQAKETLAAEAETPADGDH; from the coding sequence ATGCGCACGCGATTCCATGCCCTGCTGCTCCTCGCTCCCGTCGCCGCCTGCACCGCGGACGCGCCGCCGCCCGAGCCGTCGGCCGTGCGGAGCGCCAGCGATGTGACCGACGCCGTGCTGGAGGCGGCGCGGCCCGACGGCAACTGGCTCACCTACGGCGGCAACTACGCGGAGGACCGCTTCAGCACGCTGGATGAAGTCACGCGGGACAACGTCAACGAACTCGGCCTCGCCTGGACGTACGACATCGAACTGCGGGGCGGGGTCGAGGCCACGCCGCTCGTCGTGGGCGGCGTCATGTACATCAGTTCGCCGTGGAGCGTGGTGCACGCGATCGACACGCGTACGGGCGAGCGGCTGTGGCGCCACGACCCCGGCGTTCCGCGCATTCGCGGGCGCCTCGCCTGCTGCGACGTGGTGAACCGGGGCGTCGCGCTCTACGAGGGCAAGGTGATCGTGGGCACGATCGACGGCCGCCTCGTCGCCCTCGACGCGGAGACGGGCGACGTGGTGTGGGAGACGCTCACCATCGACCCGAACGAGGCCTACACGATCACGGGCGCGGTCCGCGTGGTGCAGGGGCTCGCGATCATCGGCAACGGGGGAGCCGAGTACGGCGTCCGCGGCTACGTCTCCGCGTACGACGCGGACGACGGCGAACTCGTGTGGCGCACCTACACGGTGCCCGGCAACCCGGCGGACGGCTTCGAATCCGAGACCATGGAGATGGCGGCGGAGACGTGGAGCGGCGAGTGGTGGATCGCGGGCGGCGGCGGCACGGCGTGGGACTCCATCATCTACGACCCGGAGCTCGACCTCCTCTACATCGGAACCGGCAACGGGTCCCCGTGGTCGCGAAACCACCGGAGCCCGGGGGGCGGCGACAACCTCTTCCTCGCCTCGATTCTCGCGCTGCGCCCGCAGACGGGCGAGTACGTGTGGCACTTCCAGACGACGCCCGGCGACCACTGGGACTACACGGCGGTCCAGCCGATGACGCTCGCGGATCTCGAGTTCGACGGCCGCATGCGCCGCGTGATCATGCAGGCGCCGAAGAACGGCTTCTTCTACGTCCTGGACGCGGAGACGGGCGAGTTCCTGTCGGGTCAGGAATACATCGTGCAGAACTGGGCAGAGGGACTCGACCTCGAGACCGGCCGGCCCACCGAGCGGCCGGAAGCCGTGCACGCGGAGGTCTGGACGCTGATCACGCCGGCCGCCCTCGGAGGCCACAACTGGCAGCCGCAGTCGTTCAACCCGGAGACGGGGCTCATGTACCTGCCGATCCAGGAGGGGTGGGTCGAGCGCAGCGAGCCGCCCGACTGGGTGTTCACGGACCTCGATATCGAGGACCACAGCTACGGACCGGCCGTGAGAAACCTCGGGATGACGAGCCGCTACGGCGCCCGGGACGACGCCGGGTTCCTCGTCGCCTGGGACCCCAAGGCGCAGGAGGCGCGCTGGACCGTCCCTCAGCTCGGCTACTGGAACGGCGGCACGATGACGACGACAACGGGCCTCGTGTTCCAGGGCGGCGGGGACGGCCGCTTCGTCGCCTACGACGCCGAGACGGGAGACCAGTTGTGGGATGTCTCCACCGGCCTCGGCATCCTCGGCGGCCCGGTGACCTACCTCGTTGACGGGCGGCAGCACGTGTCCGTGGCGGCCGGCTGGGGCGGCGCCCGCGGCCGCAGCGGATCCCCGTACGGCGACGCGGCGAACTACGAGCAGCGGGGGCGGGTCTTCACCTTCGTGCTGGGCGGGACGGAACCCATGCCGACGCCGCAGCGGAAACGGCCCGCGAACGTGCCCGACCTCGATCTGCCCGCGGACGCCGAGTCGCTGGAGCGCGGGGCGGACGTGTACGGGCAGTATTGCGGCATCTGTCACGGCGGCGGAGGCGGCTCAGAGGGCGCAATGCCGAACCTGCAGCGGTCGACCGACATCGTGCACCGCAACTTCGAGGACATCGTGCTCGGAGGGAGTCGCGAGGCGCAGGGAATGCCGTCGTACGAGGGATTGCTCGATTCCGAGGAGGTTCGGGCGATCCAGGCATACATCGTGTCGCAGGCGAAGGAGACGCTCGCTGCGGAGGCTGAGACGCCGGCGGATGGCGACCACTGA
- a CDS encoding RidA family protein, whose translation MKRFILVSLLATGGFAAMASDLSAQREYINPQHASEEGVLPFSGAVWVGDLLFVSGSLGLVDGRPPNDAEEEARLVMESIKSTVEEAGITMDDLVSVQVFCSNVDLYDVFNEVYRTYFTENFPARAFLGSGPLLFGARFEVMAIGSRN comes from the coding sequence ATGAAGCGCTTCATCCTGGTCTCACTTCTTGCCACCGGAGGTTTCGCGGCCATGGCTTCCGATCTTTCGGCCCAGCGTGAGTACATCAACCCGCAGCACGCGAGCGAAGAGGGCGTCCTGCCCTTCAGCGGCGCCGTCTGGGTCGGCGACCTGCTCTTCGTATCCGGGTCGCTCGGACTCGTCGATGGCCGTCCGCCGAACGACGCGGAGGAGGAGGCCCGGCTCGTCATGGAGTCGATCAAGAGCACGGTGGAGGAGGCCGGGATCACGATGGACGACCTCGTCTCCGTGCAGGTGTTCTGCTCGAACGTCGATCTCTACGACGTCTTCAACGAGGTTTACCGGACCTACTTCACGGAGAACTTCCCCGCGCGCGCCTTCCTCGGCTCGGGGCCGCTGCTCTTCGGAGCGCGGTTCGAAGTGATGGCGATCGGCTCGCGTAACTGA
- a CDS encoding Kdo hydroxylase family protein, producing MVTEAGPVRGPRPDLAVALERGEIVFFPACPVEPPPDEDLERLRAELPNQLRAKNVSYHPESGRLRGIRGHGGLRDAVLDTLTAHGARVRAFLRECMPGLTEGWTVGTTSFRPIEEHGRGLSAHASNELIHFDAGAYGATDGDRILRFFVNVNPDEDRVWCTKGTFPDVFARYGAEAGVTNGGSLERGPVDRLRGRLLRGIAKAGLGEAVLADSSPYDRLMRRFHNYMKDTPAFQERDETWREIRFPPFSAWMVLTDMVSHASLSGQHALVDTFILRLAACRHPELAPINVLRDRTLHHPTA from the coding sequence CTGGTCACCGAGGCGGGGCCCGTTCGAGGGCCCCGACCCGATCTCGCCGTCGCGCTGGAGCGGGGGGAGATCGTCTTCTTCCCCGCCTGTCCGGTGGAACCTCCGCCGGACGAGGATCTCGAGCGGCTGCGCGCGGAACTCCCGAACCAGTTGCGAGCGAAGAACGTCAGCTACCACCCGGAAAGCGGGCGTCTCCGCGGCATAAGGGGGCACGGAGGGCTGCGGGACGCGGTTCTCGACACCCTCACCGCGCACGGAGCCAGGGTCCGCGCCTTCCTGCGGGAGTGCATGCCCGGGCTCACCGAGGGCTGGACGGTGGGGACGACGAGCTTCCGCCCGATCGAGGAACACGGCCGCGGCCTCTCCGCGCACGCGAGCAACGAGCTGATCCACTTCGACGCCGGCGCCTACGGGGCGACCGACGGTGACCGCATCCTCCGTTTCTTCGTGAACGTGAACCCGGACGAGGACCGCGTGTGGTGCACGAAGGGGACGTTCCCCGACGTGTTCGCGCGCTACGGGGCCGAGGCGGGCGTGACGAACGGCGGCTCGCTCGAGAGGGGCCCCGTCGACCGTCTCCGCGGTCGCCTGTTGCGGGGAATCGCGAAGGCGGGGCTGGGTGAGGCGGTGCTCGCGGACTCCAGTCCGTACGACCGTCTCATGCGACGCTTCCACAACTACATGAAGGACACGCCGGCCTTCCAGGAGCGGGACGAGACGTGGCGCGAGATCCGCTTCCCGCCCTTCTCCGCCTGGATGGTCCTCACCGACATGGTGAGCCACGCGAGCCTGTCAGGTCAGCACGCCCTCGTCGACACGTTCATCCTCCGGCTCGCCGCCTGCCGCCACCCGGAACTCGCCCCCATCAACGTCCTCCGCGACCGGACTCTTCACCACCCCACGGCGTAG
- the ggt gene encoding gamma-glutamyltransferase, producing MKAPAWRMITVFAMSLLLLPLQATAWQAGGDRSPDRPAHRPAVPGPNGLVTAGHPLASMAGLRMLMAGGNAADAAVATLATLNVVRPQMSGMAGNGFVTLYDRVSDRVYSLGATGAAPLAIDPASRTADELNKGIHAGVVPGLFGGWIALLDRFGTMSLAQALAPAIDYAENGHPIEASVVAAIESHRELFESFPSSRRMFLPRGRVPEPGETFRMPDLANTLRKVVEAEQAALAAGKTRSEALQAAFDRFYRGDIAEEMAQFYAENGGDFTTEDLARYEPIWAEPIHTTYRGYDIYTSPPTSRGGLEVAMQLNLVEGFDLGALGAGSAETTHLLSEAIKVAKADVYAYAADPALVDVPVDELLSKDYAAARRSLIDPSRVMAYPGSGNPVRVDEIQVGVPEASRPGPAPLRGHLAERSYEGSTTSFSIADRFGNVVAATPTHGGAFGTGVVVGNTGLTFNNGSRVGSTSPYPDHVNYVRGGQIPILNNSPIIVLRDGQFHAALGTPGGETIGQTQFQVLVNLLDFGMPIQEAIAAPRFTLSGEPNFYSPGAEIRFRLEDRLPAAVVGTLEGLGYTVELAPGYAFGSIQGITLDAVTGTLMAGADPRRVAYAVGW from the coding sequence ATGAAAGCACCCGCTTGGAGGATGATCACGGTTTTCGCCATGTCTCTTCTCCTGCTGCCGCTGCAGGCCACGGCCTGGCAGGCGGGCGGGGATCGGAGTCCCGACCGGCCGGCGCACCGGCCTGCGGTGCCGGGCCCGAACGGGCTGGTCACGGCCGGCCACCCCCTGGCATCCATGGCGGGTCTCCGCATGCTCATGGCCGGGGGAAACGCCGCCGATGCCGCCGTCGCGACCCTCGCCACGCTGAACGTCGTGCGGCCGCAGATGTCCGGGATGGCGGGGAACGGGTTCGTGACCCTCTACGACCGCGTCTCCGACCGCGTGTACTCGCTGGGGGCCACCGGCGCCGCTCCGCTGGCCATCGATCCCGCGAGCCGCACGGCCGACGAGTTGAACAAGGGGATTCACGCGGGCGTCGTCCCCGGCCTCTTCGGGGGATGGATCGCCCTGCTGGACCGTTTCGGCACGATGAGCCTGGCGCAGGCGCTCGCTCCGGCCATCGACTACGCGGAGAACGGCCATCCGATCGAGGCGTCCGTGGTGGCCGCGATCGAATCTCATCGGGAACTCTTCGAGAGCTTCCCATCCAGCCGGCGGATGTTCCTCCCCCGCGGCCGGGTGCCCGAGCCGGGCGAGACGTTCCGCATGCCCGACCTGGCGAACACACTCCGCAAGGTCGTCGAGGCCGAGCAGGCGGCCCTGGCGGCCGGCAAGACGCGCTCGGAGGCGCTCCAGGCCGCCTTCGACCGGTTCTACCGGGGCGACATCGCCGAGGAGATGGCTCAATTTTATGCGGAGAACGGCGGCGACTTCACCACGGAGGACCTCGCCCGTTACGAGCCCATCTGGGCGGAGCCGATCCACACGACGTACCGGGGATACGACATCTACACCAGCCCGCCGACGTCGCGCGGAGGGCTGGAGGTCGCGATGCAGCTGAACCTCGTCGAGGGGTTCGACCTGGGGGCCCTCGGCGCGGGCAGCGCCGAGACGACCCACCTGCTGTCGGAGGCGATCAAGGTCGCGAAGGCCGATGTCTACGCCTACGCAGCCGATCCCGCCCTGGTCGACGTGCCCGTCGACGAATTGCTCTCGAAGGACTACGCGGCGGCCCGGCGGTCCCTCATCGACCCGTCCCGCGTGATGGCGTACCCGGGGTCCGGGAATCCCGTGCGCGTCGACGAAATTCAGGTGGGTGTGCCGGAGGCCTCACGACCGGGGCCCGCGCCGCTGCGCGGCCATCTTGCCGAGCGGTCATACGAAGGCAGCACGACCAGCTTTTCCATCGCCGACCGGTTCGGCAACGTCGTCGCCGCCACGCCCACCCACGGCGGGGCCTTCGGCACGGGGGTGGTGGTGGGCAACACCGGACTGACCTTCAACAACGGGAGCCGCGTCGGCTCGACATCGCCGTACCCCGACCACGTGAACTACGTCCGGGGCGGCCAGATTCCGATCCTCAACAACTCCCCGATCATCGTGCTCAGGGACGGGCAGTTCCACGCGGCGCTGGGGACGCCGGGGGGCGAGACGATCGGCCAGACCCAGTTCCAGGTGCTCGTGAACCTCCTCGACTTCGGGATGCCCATCCAGGAGGCCATCGCGGCGCCCCGCTTCACGCTGAGCGGGGAGCCGAACTTCTACAGCCCCGGAGCCGAGATCCGTTTCCGCCTGGAGGATCGCCTGCCCGCCGCAGTGGTCGGGACGCTGGAAGGGTTGGGATACACCGTGGAACTCGCGCCCGGATACGCCTTCGGCAGCATCCAGGGCATCACCCTCGACGCCGTGACGGGCACGCTCATGGCTGGCGCCGATCCCCGCCGCGTAGCCTACGCCGTGGGGTGGTGA
- a CDS encoding thymidine kinase — MLHGARHGWIEVVAGVMFSGKSEELIRRVRRALIAGRRVQLFKSHLDDRYGGEFRISSHDGRQIDAEPVSSSVQVAGKVRPSTQVVAIDEAQFLDDGICAVADALADAGMRVIVAGTDMDFRGEPFGPMGPLLARAERIDKLHAICVACGDPATRNQRLIDGKPAPAEGPTIQVGGAESYEARCRRCHDVPERGRAQRELLPRRDTEEWRGI; from the coding sequence ATGCTGCACGGGGCGAGACACGGATGGATCGAGGTCGTCGCCGGCGTCATGTTCAGCGGGAAGTCCGAGGAGTTGATCCGGCGCGTGCGGCGCGCCCTCATTGCCGGGCGGCGGGTACAACTCTTCAAGTCTCACCTGGACGATCGCTACGGTGGCGAGTTCCGGATCTCGTCCCACGACGGCCGGCAGATCGACGCCGAACCCGTGTCCAGTTCCGTGCAGGTGGCCGGGAAGGTCCGCCCGTCGACGCAGGTCGTGGCGATCGACGAGGCCCAGTTCCTGGACGACGGGATCTGCGCGGTGGCCGACGCTCTGGCGGATGCCGGGATGCGCGTCATCGTGGCCGGCACCGACATGGATTTCCGCGGCGAGCCCTTCGGTCCCATGGGACCGCTTCTGGCGCGCGCGGAGCGCATCGACAAGCTGCACGCGATCTGCGTGGCATGCGGCGATCCGGCGACGAGGAACCAGCGTCTCATCGATGGGAAGCCGGCGCCCGCCGAGGGGCCGACGATCCAGGTGGGAGGCGCCGAATCGTACGAGGCGCGCTGCCGCCGTTGCCACGACGTGCCTGAGCGAGGCCGGGCCCAGAGGGAACTGCTGCCGAGACGTGACACGGAGGAATGGAGGGGGATCTAG